In Pelmatolapia mariae isolate MD_Pm_ZW linkage group LG13, Pm_UMD_F_2, whole genome shotgun sequence, a genomic segment contains:
- the got1 gene encoding aspartate aminotransferase, cytoplasmic encodes MSLFSEVPQAAPVAVFKLTQDFNNDQFPNKVNLGVGAYRTDEGQPWVLPVVKKVEKIIVHDDRLNHEYLPILGLPEFRSSASKIVLGDNSPAIQENRVGAVQCLGGTGALKIGAEFLRRFYNGSNNTKTPIYVSAPTWENHNAVFSSAGFEDVRPYRYWDAEKRGLDLAGFLGDLESCPEHSVFVLHACAHNPTGTDPTQEQWKQIAEVMMRRKLFAFFDSAYQGFASGSLEKDAWAVRYFVSSGFEMFCAQSFSKNFGLYNERVGNLTVVARDADNLKRVLSQMEKIVRITWSNPPSQGARIVTITLTSPELFSEWQENVKTMANRVLLMRSQLKAKLQALGTPGTWDHITDQIGMFSFTGLNPKQVEYLIKEKHIYLMASGRINMCGLTTKNIDYVAESIHEAVTKVQ; translated from the exons atgtcgCTGTTTTCTGAAGTCCCCCAGGCTGCCCCTGTGGCTGTCTTCAAGCTGACGCAGGATTTCAATAACGACCAGTTTCCAAATAAGGTGAACCTCGGAGTAGGAG CCTATCGGACAGATGAAGGCCAGCCCTGGGTTTTGCCGGTGGTGAAAAAAGTGGAGAAGATCATTGTGCATGATGACAGGCTAAACCACGAGTACCTGCCCATCCTGGGCCTGCCTGAGTTCAGATCCTCAGCCTCCAAAATAGTACTGGGAGACAACAGCCCTGCCATCCAGGAAAACAGG GTCGGGGCTGTCCAGTGTCTGGGTGGTACGGGCGCTTTGAAGATAGGCGCAGAGTTTCTAAGGCGGTTCTAcaatgggagcaacaacaccaaaACACCCATCTATGTGTCTGCACCTACCTGGG AAAATCACAATGCTGTGTTCAGCAGCGCTGGCTTCGAGGATGTTCGTCCGTACAGGTACTGGGACGCGGAGAAAAGAGGCCTTGATTTGGCTGGCTTCCTTGGTGACTTGGAA AGTTGTCCAGAGCACTCAGTCTTTGTCCTACATGCTTGTGCCCATAATCCGACAGGCACAGACCCCACGCAGGAGCAGTGGAAACAAATCGCTGAAGTTATGATG AGGAGGAAGCTGTTTGCGTTCTTTGACTCGGCTTATCAGGGATTCGCCTCAGGTAGTCTGGAGAAAGATGCCTGGGCGGTGCGCTACTTTGTTTCCTCGGGCTTTGAAATGTTCTGTGCCCAGTCGTTCTCCAAGAATTTCGGACTCTACA ACGAGCGTGTGGGCAACCTGACCGTTGTGGCTCGCGATGCGGATAACCTGAAGCGAGTTCTCTCCCAGATGGAGAAGATTGTCAGGATCACCTGGTCCAACCCACCGTCTCAGGGAGCTCGCATTGTCACCATCACTCTTACCTCACCTGAGCTTTTTAGTGAATG GCAAGAGAATGTGAAGACCATGGCTAACAGGGTCTTGCTGATGAGATCTCAGCTGAAAGCTAAGCTCCAAGCTTTGGGGACACCAGGGACCTGGGACCACATCACAGACCAGATTGGCATGTTTAGCTTCACAGGCCTCAACC CCAAACAAGTGGAATATTTGATAAAGGAGAAACATATCTACTTAATGGCGAGCGGTCGCATCAACATGTGCGGTTTAACCACCAAGAACATCGACTACGTGGCCGAGTCCATCCACGAGGCCGTCACCAAGGTCCAGTAG